A genomic segment from Micropterus dolomieu isolate WLL.071019.BEF.003 ecotype Adirondacks linkage group LG03, ASM2129224v1, whole genome shotgun sequence encodes:
- the vamp1b gene encoding synaptobrevin — MSAPDAAAPGAPGAPGADGAPAGPPAGPPNTSSNRRLQQTQAQVEEVVDIMRVNVDKVLERDQKLSELDDRADALQAGASQFESCAAKLKNKYWWKNCKMMIMMGIIGVIVVGIIFLYFFY, encoded by the exons AT GTCTGCCCCAGATGCTGCCGCCCCTGGAGCTCCAGGAGCCCCTGGTGCAGATGGAGCCCCAGCTGGCCCACCTGCCGGTCCACCTAATACCTCCAGCAACCGCAGGCTACAGCAGACACAGGCCCAAGTTGAGGAG GTGGTGGATATCATGCGGGTGAATGTGGAcaaggttttggaaagggacCAGAAGCTTTCAGAGCTGGATGACAGAGCAGATGCTCTTCAAGCCGGAGCCTCCCAGTTTGAAAGCTGCGCAGCCAAGCTAAAGAACAAATACTGGTGGAAGAATTGCAAG ATGATGATCATGATGGGTATCATTGGGGTCATTGTGGTTGGAATAATATTCT TGTACTTCTTCTACTGA
- the mrpl51 gene encoding 39S ribosomal protein L51, mitochondrial: MSVIGGLLKAGASFCQSAGTLLHTARTISTGTCCHIRMHAIPQLKKVDRWTEKRSMFGVYDNIGILGDFKAHPKDLIVAPCWLKAFKGNELQRLIRKKKMVGDRMMTLDRHNLEKRLRFLYRRFNRTGKHR; this comes from the exons ATGTCTGTAATCGGGGGGTTACTGAAAGCTGGAGCGTCCTTCTGTCAGTCTGCTGGGACTCTGCTGCACACAGCCAGGACCATTTCTACTG GTACATGCTGCCACATCAGGATGCATGCCATCCCTCAGCTGAAGAAGGTAGACAGGTGGACTGAGAAGAGGAGCATGTTTGGAGTTTATGATAACATAGGCATCTTAG GGGACTTTAAAGCTCATCCCAAAGACCTCATTGTAGCTCCCTGCTGGCTGAAGGCGTTCAAAGGCAATGAACTGCAGCGTCTAATTAGAAAGAAGAAGATGGTGGGAGACAGGATGATGACTCTGGACAGACACAACCTGGAGAAGAGGCTCCGCTTCCTCTACAGACGCTTCAACCGTACTGGCAAACACCGCTAA